The following proteins are encoded in a genomic region of Nitrospiraceae bacterium:
- the rlmB gene encoding 23S rRNA (guanosine(2251)-2'-O)-methyltransferase RlmB, which translates to MRFAGSSSPTASSSRTSPTAPAGGSDSSPDLLYGLHAVREALRANARPLQRLLVLRSDRQFADLVQLARVRHVPVHIEPQAAFDRLVPGGKHQGVIAFVAAKAYSSTEDILQRAKERGEPPFLVLLDGVGDPHNLGAVLRTAEAAGVHGVFIPERRTVGLTSVVAKVSAGALDHILVSRVGNLARLIEDLKKVGVWVYAVEPSAQKQVTQLDFSGPVALVFGGEGQGVRPGVLQHCDDRVSIPMKGKVESLNVSAAAAVTLFEVVRQRGESESRTTQPSES; encoded by the coding sequence ATGAGATTCGCCGGCTCCTCGAGTCCCACGGCATCATCATCGAGGACAAGCCCGACGGCACCAGCCGGTGGAAGCGATAGTTCGCCGGACCTGTTGTATGGATTGCATGCCGTCCGGGAAGCCCTCCGCGCGAATGCTCGCCCTTTGCAACGGTTGCTCGTCCTTCGCTCCGATCGACAATTTGCAGATCTTGTTCAACTCGCGAGGGTCCGACACGTTCCGGTTCACATCGAACCTCAAGCGGCATTCGATCGATTGGTGCCGGGCGGAAAGCATCAAGGCGTCATCGCGTTCGTGGCGGCGAAGGCCTACAGCAGCACGGAGGACATTCTCCAACGGGCGAAGGAACGAGGCGAGCCGCCCTTTCTCGTGCTTCTGGATGGGGTGGGGGATCCTCATAACCTTGGCGCAGTGTTACGTACTGCTGAAGCGGCTGGGGTCCATGGTGTATTCATACCGGAGCGTCGAACTGTCGGCCTCACTTCAGTTGTCGCAAAGGTATCTGCCGGCGCGCTCGATCATATTCTGGTGAGTCGGGTCGGGAATCTCGCCCGATTGATCGAGGATCTGAAGAAGGTCGGAGTGTGGGTCTACGCGGTCGAGCCGTCAGCGCAGAAACAGGTCACGCAGCTTGATTTCTCCGGGCCGGTTGCCCTGGTCTTCGGGGGCGAAGGACAAGGCGTTCGCCCAGGTGTCCTTCAACACTGCGATGATCGAGTCAGCATTCCGATGAAGGGGAAGGTCGAGTCCTTGAATGTGTCAGCTGCAGCCGCTGTGACGCTGTTCGAAGTGGTGAGACAGCGCGGAGAATCTGAGTCACGAACAACGCAACCTAGCGAATCCTGA
- a CDS encoding LuxR C-terminal-related transcriptional regulator, which yields MARSAKAITRLSLADLTPPPRKKRPEALTSRELEILELIWAGFKNKEIGQRLKISVKTVEAHRANMMKKMRVSNTAQLLKTAIQGGMIRIR from the coding sequence ATGGCACGAAGCGCGAAAGCGATCACCAGGCTTTCTCTCGCCGATCTCACGCCACCTCCTCGGAAGAAGCGACCAGAGGCGCTGACCAGCCGGGAATTGGAAATTCTTGAACTGATCTGGGCGGGATTCAAGAATAAGGAAATCGGTCAGCGGTTGAAGATCAGCGTCAAAACCGTTGAGGCGCATCGGGCTAACATGATGAAAAAAATGCGGGTCTCGAACACTGCCCAGCTGCTAAAAACCGCGATCCAAGGTGGAATGATCAGGATTCGCTAG
- the cysS gene encoding cysteine--tRNA ligase, translated as MLTIYNTLTGRKEPFEPLVPKTVRMYVCGVTVYDYCHLGHARSALVFDMIRRYLEYVGYSVEFVKNFTDVDDKIIKRANEEGVSCEAITSKYIEAYYEDMGKLSVRPAWREPKATESMADIVALIDKLMKKGIAYQVDGDVYFQVEKYSAYGRLSKRKLEDLQAGARVEVDERKRHPMDFALWKSSKPGEPSWDSPWGPGRPGWHIECSAMSMRYLGETFDIHGGGMDLIFPHHENEIAQSCGATEKEFARYWIHNGFVQINQEKMSKSLGNFFTIREIFGKSEWAEEITAEILRYFLLTNHYRGPLDFSDQALREAKYALDGFYDLFNRLKERDETAGSANEKLLNLVQHTRVAFRKAMDDDFSTPAVIAELQGFRSEVNKLVRTGLSTKARQNARELFRFLGSVLGLFQMEKWQFNVDLSDIGVRSLTDEGIESKIRERNDARQRKDFKKADEIRRLLESHGIIIEDKPDGTSRWKR; from the coding sequence GCGCTCGTTTTCGACATGATCCGCCGATATCTCGAATATGTGGGATATTCAGTCGAGTTCGTGAAGAACTTTACCGACGTCGATGACAAGATCATCAAGCGGGCCAATGAGGAAGGTGTCTCCTGCGAGGCGATTACTAGCAAGTACATTGAAGCCTATTACGAAGATATGGGCAAATTGAGTGTTCGCCCAGCTTGGAGAGAACCAAAGGCAACGGAGTCCATGGCCGACATCGTTGCGCTGATCGATAAATTGATGAAAAAAGGCATCGCCTATCAAGTCGACGGTGATGTGTATTTTCAGGTGGAGAAGTATTCGGCCTATGGCCGCCTCTCCAAACGTAAACTCGAAGATCTCCAGGCCGGCGCACGTGTTGAAGTCGATGAGCGCAAGCGTCATCCGATGGATTTCGCGCTCTGGAAGAGTAGCAAGCCAGGGGAACCTTCATGGGACAGCCCCTGGGGTCCTGGCCGACCAGGCTGGCATATCGAGTGCTCGGCGATGTCGATGCGTTATTTGGGTGAGACGTTTGACATCCACGGCGGGGGCATGGATTTGATCTTCCCGCACCACGAAAACGAAATCGCACAATCGTGTGGCGCGACGGAGAAGGAATTCGCGCGTTACTGGATTCACAATGGTTTTGTGCAAATCAATCAAGAGAAGATGTCGAAATCGTTGGGGAATTTCTTCACGATTCGCGAGATATTTGGGAAGTCGGAATGGGCTGAAGAGATTACCGCCGAGATACTTCGTTACTTTCTGTTGACGAATCACTATCGCGGCCCGCTGGATTTCTCCGATCAGGCGTTGAGAGAGGCCAAGTATGCATTAGACGGATTTTATGATTTGTTCAATCGTCTAAAGGAAAGGGATGAGACGGCAGGCTCGGCTAACGAGAAGCTTTTAAACCTGGTTCAACATACCCGCGTTGCCTTTAGGAAGGCCATGGACGACGACTTCAGTACCCCAGCGGTGATTGCTGAGTTACAGGGATTTCGCAGCGAGGTGAATAAGTTGGTAAGAACCGGTCTCTCGACCAAAGCTAGGCAGAATGCTCGTGAACTGTTTCGCTTTCTTGGTTCCGTCCTGGGGCTTTTCCAGATGGAGAAGTGGCAATTTAACGTGGACCTCTCCGACATTGGCGTGCGCAGTCTCACTGATGAAGGTATCGAGTCGAAAATAAGAGAGCGAAATGACGCCCGGCAGCGGAAAGATTTCAAGAAAGCCGATGAGATTCGCCGGCTCCTCGAGTCCCACGGCATCATCATCGAGGACAAGCCCGACGGCACCAGCCGGTGGAAGCGATAG